In one Fundulus heteroclitus isolate FHET01 chromosome 3, MU-UCD_Fhet_4.1, whole genome shotgun sequence genomic region, the following are encoded:
- the rrnad1 gene encoding protein RRNAD1, which produces MSEQPSVSAAQHVEEFRASFTAGQQRELAKRLTTFLAQYSHLTDSFIIEFFTENLWQTLPRPWQAVLQDLSYPQTARLLLDASHDEDRRYPSVWPLSLLAFRATAHALAFPRECRPDRGRVAGSQRPDEFLKNQSQSSLLGHIFRKHVKPKKQHEIRKLGTLVKQLCDQTGCRRVVDVGSGQGHLSRFLSFGLGLSVTAIEADHTLAAMAVKYDGELLWTLEKEKQKKSCSFQPPEARSVPRHIAGWVNPRASWEAFIKQLEYANHAMEGAQTSSAPSKKRRADLTQTDGLWLSSDRSEREQMPSEGRCCSDIRTFSEEARDAEETRLLDYPHFVLTGLHACGDLSATLLRHFVSCPQVRGITSVACCYMKITTKENPTPPGLIPPPTPLTPGAEAAPLGFGYPMSSWVRGLPGHQLSYKAREGACHAVEDYARRLVEESQLLRTHCYRAMLETFIRDARPDLRRAGIQTIKKAHLLAFTEYARLGLPRVGLPPDLALDQERVAAMLEQQNKVVVYFTLSLLLAPVVETLVLLDRMIYLKENGLDSQLIPLFNPNFSPRNFVLVALKPSR; this is translated from the exons ATGTCCGAGCAGCCGTCAGTGTCAGCAGCACAACATGTGGAGGAGTTTAGGGCCAGTTTTACTGCAGGACAACAGAGAGAACTGGCGAAGAGACTCACCACGTTTCTGGCTCAGTACAGCCATCTGACCGACTCTTTTATTATT GAGTTCTTCACTGAAAATCTCTGGCAGACATTACCCAGACCCTGGCAGGCGGTGCTGCAGGACCTCTCATACCCGCAAACTGCACGTCTGCTGCTGGATGCTTCCCATGATGAAGACAGGAG GTACCCGTCGGTGTGGCCCCTGTCCCTCCTGGCTTTCCGTGCCACAGCTCATGCTCTGGCCTTTCCCAGAGAGTGCAGGCCTGACCGAGGCAGGGTGGCTGGTTCGCAGAGGCCTGATGAGTTCCTGAAGAACCAGAGTCAGAGTTCTTTACTGGGCCACATATTCAGGAAGCACGTCAAACCCAAGAAACAGCATGAGATCCGAAAGCTCGGCACG CTTGTTAAACAACTCTGTGACCAGACAGGCTGCAGGAGAGTGGTGGACGTGGGCTCTGGCCAG GGTCACCTGAGCCGTTTCCTGTCCTTCGGGCTCGGACTGTCAGTGACGGCTATTGAGGCGGATCACACCCTGGCTGCTATGGCCGTCAAGTATGATGGAGAGTTACTGTGGACcctggagaaagaaaaacagaaaaag AGCTGCTCCTTTCAACCTCCTGAAGCACGCTCCGTTCCACGGCACATCGCTGGATGGGTGAACCCCAGAGCATCATGGGAAGCTTTTATCAAGCAGCTGGAATATGCAAATCACGCCATGGAAGGAGCCCAGACTTCATCTGCACCCAGCAAAAAGAGACGTGCAGATCTAACTCAGACCGATGGCCTTTGGCTCAGTTCAGACCGGAGTGAGCGTGAACAGATGCCGTCTGAGGGACGCTGTTGTTCAGACATCCGGACGTTCTCTGAAGAGGCCAGAGACGCCGAGGAGACCCGTCTGCTGGACTATCCACACTTTGTCCTGACTGGTCTCCACGCCTGCGGCGACCTCAGCGCCACCCTCCTCCGCCACTTTGTCAGCTGCCCTCAGGTCCGTGGCATCACCTCAGTGGCGTGTTGCTACATGAAGATCACAACCAAAGAAAACCCCACCCCTCCAGGACTGATCCCACCTCCCACTCCACTCACACCCGGTGCTGAGGCAGCTCCCCTTGGGTTTGGCTACCCGATGAGCTCCTGGGTGAGAGGGTTGCCTGGACACCAGCTCTCCTATAAAGCACGGGAGGGGGCGTGTCATGCTGTGGAGGACTACGCGCGGAGGCTTGTGGAGGAGAGCCAGCTGCTGCGGACGCACTGTTACCGAGCGATGCTGGAGACGTTCATCAGGGACGCGAGACCGGACCTCCGCAGGGCAGGAATCCAGACCATAAAGAAAGCCCACTTATTAGCTTTTACTGA ATACGCCCGTCTGGGCCTGCCGCGCGTCGGCCTGCCTCCTGATTTAGCCCTGGACCAGGAGCGGGTGGCGGCCATGTTGGAACAGCAGAACAAAGTGGTGGTGTACTTCACTCTGAGCCTGCTGCTCGCTCCTGTGGTGGAGACCTTGGTGCTGCTGGACAGGATGATCTATCTGAAGGAAAACG GTCTGGACAGTCAGCTGATTCCTCTCTTCAATCCAAATTTTTCCCCAAGAAACTTTGTGCTGGTTGCTCTGAAGCCGTCCAGATAA